ctactcccattgcagtgtgtccttgggcaaggcactttatcatgattgcctcagtcgacctaGCTGTAAATGGGTAACAGCAAATTGCTGgaggtaaggtataattggttttaactgttcttaaaactgggtcgctcaaaagctctacagagctatgttaattgtttcacaaagtggcagtaaataaaatttaccttaacctttatcaaatttttttaacatttttattatggcGATACAGATGACTGAGGTCTGTTGCAACTGAATTTGCTTGCAACAAAAAATACACTTAACAGATGTTCTTTAACGCAAGAATTGATATAATGCAAATATCTTTACAGCTAGagacaatataatttttttaatttggcatatgtttagaaataaatgttggtaattgttttaaatatcagAACCCAAATCACACAAAATCTAATCATTTCATTTCTGCccatttttgaaaagtaaaaaaaaaaagtaggtatTTATTTATCTCATTTTTTAAACGAAAGAACTTACTAGCAACTAAAatcatatcaaaaacataaattcatcatttttctGCCCAAAGatagaaatatttattatatttttgcatGGTATTTGAGCCATTAGTAGTGAAAATTCTACATCAAGTACATTTTTATGTCCATGATTAGTCCACCCTGTGTTGCAAGAAAAAGTTAAAAGGgttttcaatgttgttttttaagaaaaacttcCGTAAGAAGTTTCTTTTATCCAAATTTTGTGATCCTATCAGTAAAATGGACATATAAAGCATCATATGGTCCTATGCATAAAcataaaaacatcaaatttaacAGAACATTCAGTTCTCACACACTGTAATGACAGAAAAaaacttacataaaatattactAAGTATGAAGTTCAAATCccaactaaacaaactgaaaacgtAAGGAAGTTAAGTTTCTTAACAGTATAAAAACACAATCATACTTTGGGATAAACTAAACAATCAAGGTCACAtggaattttcaattttagcacACTTGTGTTATGCATCAGGTATGTTTATGTGAAAAATTTGTTCCTGGTCCAAACAGCAACAGCcttcaaaaaaatctttatattcaGTACTACAGCATCaataaacatgtgttttcataACAGGTCTGCAACAGATCCATAGTCAGTCATATTGGCCGAAGGCCTCAGGCCAATACCATAGATAAAAGATCTGTAACTGGGCCATTGCGAAATCAAGAGAAATATAATGCTGTACTGTGAGCAATGCGAGAAAACAACCTAATGCCCAGTTATGACTGACCAGTCAAATAAAGTGCATGCTGGCATAACAATACATGAACTGGAATGCTTGTAACAGAGCCTATTTAATCATGTAATAATACTTTTCTCTGGCAAGTGGAATAACTCCGATGCAGGCATGCAGTATCACTGGCTGAATGTACGTTTGGCAATGAAATGATGcttgaaaaatatggcaaaaatttATGGTTTTAATCAAAACCACAAAACATTAAAGTCAGAGACAAGGTTTGTGTTGAAAGTTCTGGCCCGAACtgtaaaatttatcataaaaGTAAATGCACATGCTCCAGCCGTTTGGTACAGCATGTAACCCTCAGGAGACTCAGCTCTATAGATTGTCCCTCATAATTCTATCCAGTCTGTACTCAGTCATTATCACAGTTTCACTTTGTTTGTGTCAATGCATTTGACAACCTGAAAATAAGTATTGAAAAATCTTTGAATGTTTCTTGAGCTTTAAGATCACATTAACACATGATAACtgtccagcttttaatggtggagaagATTTCAGTGCCTTCAAATTCTTGTGTAGCTGACAAAGTAGTCAATAATTTTAACCATTTTCTAAACCAAATAGGCTTAACAATAAATATTAAACATGGACAAAATGTATTCGATTTCAGACAATATATCAACAAATGTCTAATAGAATTTTATGTAAATGTAGAGAAATGAGGAATTAATCAAGAACACCAGAAGATCACAGTTTATCAACACAGGCAAATATTGTCTTCTCATAATGCAAACTGTCAACAAGGGTTTCCAACTCAAAAGTAAAGAACATGTGAATTTGGCTATTCTAAACTATTCTCAATGACTctgtctgtgaaaaaaaaaatgttatgtactTCCATCTAcagtttaatttttgtttccatCATAGAGAAGTTAGCTGGACAGGAAAACAATATTACTCTATAATCAATTAGTTTTCAGGGCAACAAACATAGTGGATTAAATTTGACAACTGATATTTTTGTACGAATTTTGTGGATTTAAACTTCACCCTGCTTAATTTCGATTGATGTCACCTTCAATCGGTGAGTCCATTAACTTTAAAagttgcttaccaaaaagatactgactgaatggcgaactgtAAATTCATGATCTATATGGTCGCAAGGCAGAATCATCATGTCTAGCAGATAAGGGTTGACATAAATGATAGGAATTTATTATCTGTAGATTAATTCACGATGATTTAACCATGAAAGCCAGGAAAATTTGTTccaaaaaaatattaatgatttcacaaatacTTACCATTCCATAGCTTCATCTAATCCAGTTCCTTTAATTGCAGACGTCTTGTGTATTTGATATTGATGTGATTTAATTTGGGTAAGACCTAATGCATTAGCAACCTCAGACACTGTCATTGCACCTTCAATATCCTGCTTGTTGGCAAACACACACAAAACAGCTTTCTTCAATTCATCCTCCTAAAATAGAAGTCAAATGTACTGAATCGTATTATTCTGACTTCAGTGCTAGCAAaaagtttatataaattatgtgCCTAGTACTGAAGTAATGACGCCTTTTTTGACTGCACCACTTCAAAACAGCAGAGAAAAAATAAGGTTATATACTAAATCAAAGTGTTTTTAATTTACTGAGCCGAAGTCTTTCAGTTTGATTATCAccatgaccatgacctttgaccttatccTGAAAGCAATACAGCTCATCTactgttcgtttgttttgggtttattgcagtttttcaacagaatttcagttatgtaatgacagggagttaacctaaccagtgttcctggattctgtatcaatacaaacctgttccccgcaagtaactgccaacttccccacatgaatcataggtggaggacgACTGATTTCAGAATCAAATTGTCAGGTAGAACATATGCCTCGCACAGGGCTAAAACTCACAACCCCGAGATCCGTAAATCTGcgatctccctattgagctaagctgcCATAGACAATCATCCTAATGAAACCATGAAATCTGACAACAGAAGGTGAACACATTCTTTTGTGACAAaaagtggaaaccattttcagtctagaggtcTCTGTTCTATCAACCTTTGACCTGCGGATTCCCCAAACAAGAGGGATCAACTACTGACAAAACAAAATTTGTGCAGGGCAGAATCATGCGATCTGTGAGATATGATATTTAATAACAAGTGTTTAGTCATCACAAGACACGATGGCCTCAGCAAAAAAATCCTCCAAGCAACGGTGGAAGGAGGGCGCAGACGCGGAAGGCAACGGAAAAGCTGGTCAGACAACATCAAGGAGTGGACATCACTGAAGATGCCTGACCTCCTTACACATGAAGCAGACCAGCTTGGAGAAGAATGTCAGCTTCTTCGGCGACAGACTCCCACCTACGATGAAGACTTCATCAAGGGACGAGTAAGAGTAAGTAAGTTTAGTCATTATAGCATAAAGCACATTACCTCCAACATTGAGAAAAGTTCCTGTTTAGAAATTCCAATTCTATCTCTGTCCATACTGTCAACTACATAGATGATAGCATCTGTATTGGAGTAGTAACATCTCCAGTATGGTCTGTAATACAACACATTTATTCATAGAGAAATTGAAAATCAGTTTCTTGTGTAAGAAACACTGATAGTAACCAGTAACAACAacactgcggggaatcacatgatcaaaataatctctaaaccaaaataaatttatgaatattaaatgtcggataatattgaagaaacttttgctgtaaatctaagaTACAGCCTATCATACACCAACatacatgtatcctaaaactacatagatttcaatcacaatcaccttctggttatctggaacacttcaagaaactgatacttcttattttccttagtgtttgtaattacaggatatctatcattattgtcaactccatgataatttaacaatctTCATCagtcatatgataggctatgtttaaatttaatatctTATCAAGACAGGAAAtctattcatgttcttcaaaatataactttggtttagagattattttgatcatgtgattccccacagtgaacAAATATATATAGGTTTAAGCCTGTATTCATAAATGCATATATTCAACTTCGCAATGGTTAAACTGAACTGTTgaaacaagaacattttcaatGTTGTAAAAAGGAAGCACTGTCCCATAACAAAAGCAACAACAATAGAAAtcctatttcttatttttatatatgggACTATACTACAATATAGCATATATCCAACATGTTAGTACTAAGGAATAAGATGTTAAAACAAAGGAACTAGGATTGGGAGTTATAAAACACAGTTAAACACTGATCACTCTAGGATGCGGAAGGATGAAAAATGCTTGAGAATGCCGAGATTCCAGCACTCAgaagatataaaatataaaggaacTGCCTGGAACACATGAAATGCTACAGTGAGCTTGTGTGCTGTAAACCTTTGTTGTTTTATCAAGCAGTGTTTCACTGCAATTTATATTTACCTGATGCTTGTCTGACCACCCAAATCCCAAACTTGAAACTTCAGATTTTTATACTGCACTGTTTCAACATTGAATCCAATagctgaaaaaatgaaatataaaagtttGTTGTATATCCAATCATGAAAATTCTactttattcattttcaaagacaACTGATATGTAAGTATATGACCAATCCTACTTTATTCGTTTTCAATGACAACTGATATGTAAGTATATGACCAATCCTACTTTATTCGTTTTCAAAGACAACTGATATGTAATTATATGACCAATCCTACTTTATTCGTTTTCAAAGACAACTGATATGTAAGTATATGACCAATCCTACTTTATTCGTTTTCAAAGACAACTGATATGTAAGTATACGACCAATCCtactttatttgttttcaaagacAATTGATATGTAAGTATATGACCAATCCTACTTTATTCGTTTTCAAAGACAACATATGTAAGTATATGACCAATCCTACTTTATTCGTTTTCAATGACAACTGATATGTAAGTATATGACCAATCCTACTTTATTAGTTTTCAAAGACAACTTATATGTAAGTATATGACCTCCACAAATTCAGTAATTAACCAAAATAGTTTTGAACACAATGACAACTAGAACATCAGTACTCCGAGGACTGCACCAAATCAAACACTTTTAACGAATGATTGTTGTCCACATATAAAAGTCTATTATGTACAGTTAAAAACTAGGACACTGGTGCAACTGCTAACTGTCAGTACAATCATACTGTCTTGTTGACAATACATGCAAGACTAAGTATTCTTGCCTCCCTAGCAGGGAAAAAAAGCATACATTTGTTCGAGCATATGCTAGGGATAAATTTCCTGTCTTTCCCTTGGGAAAAACCTTGTCTGCACTTAAGTGACATCACATAGTACAtgtactggcactattatgacatCATAAACTATAACAAGAGGGtgatgatgaccctggatcactcagcTGATTAATATGAGATAAACCTATGCATAAACAGTCTACCTCTAATTATTAGCACTATGAAGATTCAGTTAGACATAATTCAACTTCATGTATATAAATGATCATCCTTAAACCAAAGGTACATGTGTAGGACATCTCAAAATTCCAACATCTGATTGGTGTTTCTGAACACAAaattgaaattgaccaatggcaagccTGAATTCtgagactggtttcaaaatttagttttattaatCTTTGTCCCTGAAATAACTTACTTGGAATGGTTGTTACAACTTCTCCTACTTGCAGCCTATACAGAATTGTTGTTTTGCCGGCCCCATCCAAACCAAGAATCAAAATTCTCCTTTCTTTGCTGCCAAACAATCCAGAAAAGTAACTTAAAAGTCCTCCTGAAAAAATAGGAAAAGTACAAAACCACTGTAATACCTTACTTCAAGGCAGTTCTGTACGTAAAAGACAATTTTTATGCAAGGTTTTACGCCCGggtgcaatgtttacaaataaatgtcttgactttttatgtaattttgcCCTTTCCCCTATAAATATGACACTTTTCTGCATGTTATACGTGTCTGTTTGTGTAGTTGTGcctatttatcaaaattaatggttcTATTTCAACTACCcacattttttataaacatacAGGTATTTTAATACTGAATGGCCTAACTCAGTATATTGCAAAAGAATCACAAACAAGCTCGTAATCAAACCTGATCAAAATATTCGCtaaattgtgtttttaaagtCATAATTGTCCTCTGGCTGAGAGACAAAGTCAAAGTAATACTGGAtcaaaacatgaatatatttctGAGGGGTCGATATGTTTTGGGGCTGAAATGTTTTTGGAGGAAATCCAAATTTTGGGGTCGAAGTGTCTTGTGGTCAAATAGTCTCAATTTTTCCACTGCAAGGCAGACAATTCGCTCAGATCTAACCTCGAAGCGAAATGCAAGTCACCAGATTTTCTTTGATACCCTCCTGCTAATTACTGCTATCCAGACTGTTGACAATTGGCACAGTGTCAAAATGAGTgttgaatacacaaacacacactGATAACATAATAGCTCTTTGGTTGGACTTGGCACAGACACTTGAGGTGTGGaatccgcccccccccccccacccctcaatACTAATTTAATCGTCCATGCAGTAATTACAATGATCTCTGCCTGGTCCAGAGCACAAAGCAGCCACTGCAAACTCCGCCTTTGATTATCAGGTGAAATAGCTTCTGACAGGCTAGTTCTTATGTGTTGTTGGTAAGCTACGCGTCCTACAACTTTTTTACGCATTCCACCACATTCCCTGGGAATCGCGGTTGGAATATTTTGGTGTCCTTTTCCAAGATCAGGTCAGAGAGATGGCCTGTTTGCACCAGGCTGTTTCATTTGAACCAGGCTG
This Mercenaria mercenaria strain notata chromosome 17, MADL_Memer_1, whole genome shotgun sequence DNA region includes the following protein-coding sequences:
- the LOC123537510 gene encoding ADP-ribosylation factor-like protein 1 isoform X1 → MRLHFNKFDTYNNLRITLQTGGLLSYFSGLFGSKERRILILGLDGAGKTTILYRLQVGEVVTTIPTIGFNVETVQYKNLKFQVWDLGGQTSIRPYWRCYYSNTDAIIYVVDSMDRDRIGISKQELFSMLEEDELKKAVLCVFANKQDIEGAMTVSEVANALGLTQIKSHQYQIHKTSAIKGTGLDEAMEWLSNALTQTK
- the LOC123537510 gene encoding ADP-ribosylation factor-like protein 1 isoform X2 yields the protein MGGLLSYFSGLFGSKERRILILGLDGAGKTTILYRLQVGEVVTTIPTIGFNVETVQYKNLKFQVWDLGGQTSIRPYWRCYYSNTDAIIYVVDSMDRDRIGISKQELFSMLEEDELKKAVLCVFANKQDIEGAMTVSEVANALGLTQIKSHQYQIHKTSAIKGTGLDEAMEWLSNALTQTK